In Puniceicoccaceae bacterium, the following are encoded in one genomic region:
- a CDS encoding biotin--[acetyl-CoA-carboxylase] ligase, with protein MTDTRHRILAVLISHCGEFVSGGKLANDLGVSRVSIKHHMDHFATLGFQIEAVRNRGYRLLEMPNTFEADAFLHHFGGSLPSEQCCLFDSVDSTNMELDRRLNRGEPAPLLAIAGSQTHGKGRRGNVWHSEDGENLYLSLGFRPHLTVSRMGIYTLWIGLCLARLLREHAGVKVMVKWPNDLYLEDRKLGGILTEAKIDTDHVQHLIVGLGLNVNASSFTGELEQKAISLRMATGRLEAYNSLAAEIAREVLTASTAYFEAPKEAEIQEMWGEYDFLAHRTVQARAANRVVSGVAAGIDERGELRIRLDGNAFYTVHSGEVTMTFENE; from the coding sequence ATGACCGATACCCGACACAGGATTCTTGCAGTATTGATTTCACACTGTGGCGAGTTTGTGTCGGGAGGGAAACTGGCGAACGACCTCGGCGTATCCCGTGTCAGCATCAAGCACCACATGGATCATTTTGCTACACTGGGATTTCAGATTGAAGCCGTGCGCAACCGTGGATATCGTTTGCTTGAAATGCCGAATACTTTTGAGGCGGATGCGTTTTTGCATCACTTTGGGGGAAGCCTGCCCAGCGAGCAATGTTGCCTCTTTGATTCAGTGGACAGCACCAATATGGAACTGGATCGAAGACTGAACCGTGGGGAACCTGCACCACTGTTGGCCATCGCAGGATCGCAGACACATGGAAAGGGTCGCCGGGGAAATGTATGGCACAGCGAAGATGGGGAAAACCTCTACCTGTCGCTCGGGTTTCGCCCTCATCTGACCGTGTCCCGAATGGGTATTTATACCTTGTGGATTGGACTTTGTCTGGCACGCCTTCTGCGGGAGCACGCTGGCGTGAAAGTCATGGTGAAATGGCCGAACGATCTCTATCTTGAAGACCGGAAACTGGGTGGAATTCTCACAGAGGCAAAGATTGATACGGATCATGTGCAGCACCTGATTGTTGGCTTGGGACTGAATGTGAATGCTTCCAGCTTTACGGGAGAGCTTGAACAAAAAGCCATCTCGCTGCGCATGGCGACGGGAAGGTTGGAAGCCTATAATTCGCTTGCGGCAGAGATCGCGCGTGAGGTGCTCACCGCGTCAACAGCCTATTTTGAAGCACCCAAAGAGGCTGAAATCCAGGAAATGTGGGGCGAATATGATTTTCTTGCCCATCGAACCGTGCAGGCACGGGCTGCCAATCGTGTGGTTTCGGGCGTCGCAGCCGGAATTGACGAACGGGGTGAATTGCGCATACGCTTGGACGGAAATGCCTTCTACACGGTGCACTCCGGGGAGGTGACCATGACTTTTGAAAACGAATGA
- a CDS encoding type III pantothenate kinase, which yields MNVLCLDVGNSNTRIAVVNEEGVCLKEKFPTLKIPSPGPEVGEILHRMVSKGNVSGIAFCSVVPGIYPHLMKHLRIFTSHVFNLNPKTCHGLAIDYPKPSEIGQDRLANSIGAQAKYGVPAIVIDMGTAVTLDILSADRGYEGGVIAPGLALMSKYLHEKTALLPEVDPSEWKDVALIGKSTREAISIGCKRGFAGMITALVEPVYAELEQRHGKPPVLISAGGDASFLEKGHFHQLIHDEDITLKGLHEAFSRDLQVREHEGDAEYSM from the coding sequence ATGAATGTGCTTTGTCTTGATGTTGGCAACTCCAATACCCGGATCGCGGTTGTGAATGAGGAGGGCGTGTGCCTGAAGGAGAAATTTCCGACGCTGAAGATACCAAGCCCCGGGCCGGAAGTCGGAGAAATTCTGCACAGGATGGTTTCGAAGGGAAATGTATCTGGAATTGCGTTTTGCTCGGTGGTTCCCGGGATTTATCCCCACCTGATGAAACACCTGCGTATCTTTACCTCACATGTATTCAATTTGAATCCGAAAACCTGTCATGGTTTGGCCATTGACTACCCGAAGCCATCAGAGATCGGGCAGGATCGATTGGCAAATTCGATAGGTGCGCAGGCCAAGTATGGAGTGCCAGCCATTGTGATCGATATGGGCACTGCAGTTACCTTGGATATTCTCAGTGCTGACCGCGGGTATGAGGGGGGGGTAATCGCTCCGGGGCTTGCCCTCATGTCAAAATATCTTCACGAAAAAACGGCACTGCTTCCCGAGGTGGATCCGTCAGAATGGAAGGATGTTGCACTGATCGGAAAGAGCACTCGCGAGGCCATCAGTATCGGTTGCAAGCGGGGGTTTGCAGGGATGATTACGGCTCTGGTGGAACCCGTATATGCCGAGCTGGAGCAACGCCATGGAAAGCCACCGGTTTTGATTTCTGCTGGGGGCGATGCTTCTTTTCTTGAGAAGGGGCACTTTCATCAGCTCATCCATGACGAAGACATCACGCTGAAGGGCTTGCATGAAGCATTTTCTCGGGACTTGCAGGTGCGTGAACATGAGGGAGATGCGGAATACTCCATGTAA
- a CDS encoding ATP-binding protein, which yields MLLPVFVAAIELGSPQQEVHAIQDTELSEFWTGIRLDDGRMLFAGDGDTISIYDGWNWINLSITFPESVWCMVSAGTNQLWIGLRSGFGRLTISEESAEYVSLSGLVETETSLDSIYHIQTLGDTVFFCGKAAIYSYKNDKVSEHRFPEDAELFPFTFDNAAYCKSGANLYQWNGNQFVLEHSSPELLQTQIFLGWKNEDGTKQILTQRGIETFQPQQILTSHRFRDLGAEGLIPGRSTKRLGNFLFTTTSNKGALVINTATRSSYPIIPRHFIDFKNIEDVVIEDENFIWLVTRHHLFRVNINSGSRVFHFTLNHPHTNYWDLAAIGNKLYFSCNEGVYVVHLSRPQSAPEPLFNNLVYGLTPDGNDLYLSTPWDFVRLYESGRYEKVLDDVVAIASGLNQDGSVWVSTQNDVRRIQPTLTGWEETAQLSGFRGAAVQSVSDPDGALWVVSNSGHLVRFTQPQGRVTHYDQTAQLGEQPLPASASNLGLFSLQGYPFALTERSLYQWKTEALYEEVSPANSPDTSNDWEWIVPLFFPQDSKIWLLRRHQRFGGYEIGQLTMDRTGQSHWNGQAIGSQEFLGPIRKIQEIEIAGNSLIVLIGTDGLHFIDLEQLPPVLAPQTPVLRFATPGMRQLSNRQLDAAFEEGSELVPSFRYHVPHLRSDEPMYFQTRLSGLESQWSEPTHLTTRSFPGLKDGRFSFEVRTVNGLGQVSNPAVLHFRVLPPWYKTVPAFVGYALTLVLFGFMLFYMRLRESHKRRMELELKVKERTAELEKANRVKSEFVANMSHEIRNPMNGIINNVRLLRPHEPVDPTLLQSLSYSSGYLNRLVRNILDFSKIDSQKRTVSKAWFDPEPLRATVSHLFNDMANRSQIALIVAYFAPSRISIYSDQSRIEQVLVNLISNAIRFTTEGSVRVGIHIQQENETEAMLSLWIRDTGTGIAPEDQQRIFEPFEQGSSVSPMGPAEKGTGLGLAIVKDIIATLGGTQEFESQLGEGTSFKIKIPVALRTQDENESVWAGDSVRLKGRYLITDDQEYNVSIFQAFMQQWNASLDVASCGSEAFELLKQYRYDAIFLDWSLPDYKGPEIAKIIRNGSFPLNTETPLIAQTAYTSDSQKEVCRMAGMNAFIEKPFSPEKILSELTQLVPDRVVIVPTDPTASKGNKDSNEGRGRNDMNLETSRMMAMLHKRSLEEEVKIEILSPVQQLIHEIHNHHRSQNLSSMRSAVHEIKNLLGILQAHRSVTYFGEFQDAIDRGSEATVQRYLDRLPLEQSWLQQCVEAYLAFESGFSLSLPGTLTAHRDASHADVSSSPAEQD from the coding sequence ATGCTGCTTCCTGTCTTCGTTGCTGCGATCGAACTGGGAAGTCCACAGCAGGAAGTTCACGCCATTCAAGACACGGAACTATCTGAATTCTGGACTGGCATCCGCCTCGATGATGGAAGAATGCTCTTCGCCGGCGACGGTGATACCATCTCGATATATGACGGTTGGAATTGGATAAATCTCTCAATCACATTTCCCGAATCAGTGTGGTGTATGGTTAGCGCCGGAACGAACCAGCTCTGGATTGGGTTGCGCTCTGGATTTGGTCGCCTGACCATCTCTGAAGAGAGTGCCGAATACGTGTCCCTCTCGGGCCTGGTGGAGACAGAAACCAGCTTGGATTCGATCTACCATATCCAAACATTGGGCGACACCGTTTTCTTCTGTGGAAAGGCTGCCATCTACAGCTACAAAAACGACAAGGTCTCCGAACACCGATTCCCGGAAGATGCAGAGCTGTTTCCCTTCACTTTCGACAATGCCGCTTACTGCAAATCCGGAGCCAACCTGTACCAGTGGAATGGGAACCAGTTTGTATTGGAACACTCCTCCCCCGAACTTCTCCAAACCCAGATTTTTCTCGGATGGAAAAATGAAGATGGAACAAAGCAGATCCTTACTCAACGAGGAATCGAGACATTTCAACCGCAACAGATTCTCACCTCTCACCGTTTTCGCGATTTGGGTGCGGAAGGACTGATCCCAGGGCGATCCACCAAGCGGCTCGGAAACTTCCTGTTCACCACTACCAGCAATAAAGGAGCACTGGTCATCAATACAGCAACCCGCTCATCCTATCCCATCATCCCCCGGCATTTTATTGATTTCAAAAATATCGAAGATGTCGTCATCGAAGATGAAAACTTCATCTGGCTGGTCACACGACATCATCTGTTCAGGGTGAACATCAACTCCGGCTCCAGGGTATTCCACTTCACACTCAATCACCCGCATACGAATTACTGGGATCTCGCTGCCATCGGAAACAAGCTCTACTTTTCCTGCAATGAAGGAGTTTATGTCGTCCATCTGTCGCGCCCCCAATCTGCCCCCGAACCTCTCTTTAATAATCTAGTCTACGGACTGACACCTGACGGAAACGATCTCTACCTCTCTACCCCATGGGACTTTGTTCGACTGTATGAAAGTGGTCGGTATGAAAAGGTTCTGGATGATGTGGTTGCGATTGCCTCCGGACTCAATCAGGACGGTTCCGTTTGGGTGTCGACTCAGAATGACGTGCGACGGATACAACCCACCTTGACCGGATGGGAGGAAACCGCCCAGCTCTCCGGTTTCAGGGGAGCTGCTGTTCAGTCTGTTTCCGATCCCGACGGAGCTCTTTGGGTTGTCAGCAACAGCGGTCATCTGGTCCGCTTCACTCAGCCACAAGGCCGGGTGACCCATTACGATCAGACCGCCCAACTTGGGGAGCAACCTTTGCCTGCTTCCGCCTCAAACCTGGGACTTTTCAGTCTGCAGGGATACCCCTTTGCTCTCACCGAAAGATCACTTTATCAATGGAAGACCGAGGCATTGTATGAAGAGGTATCCCCTGCGAATTCCCCTGATACATCGAACGACTGGGAGTGGATCGTCCCGCTGTTCTTTCCGCAGGATTCCAAGATCTGGCTGCTTCGACGACACCAGCGTTTTGGAGGCTACGAAATCGGCCAGCTCACAATGGACCGCACCGGTCAATCCCATTGGAATGGCCAGGCGATCGGAAGTCAGGAGTTTCTCGGCCCCATCCGCAAAATTCAGGAAATTGAAATCGCCGGAAATTCTCTCATCGTCCTCATCGGAACAGATGGTCTACACTTCATCGACCTCGAGCAGTTGCCACCTGTTCTGGCTCCACAAACTCCTGTTCTTCGCTTCGCAACACCAGGCATGCGCCAGCTCTCAAACCGTCAACTCGACGCTGCTTTTGAAGAAGGCAGCGAACTCGTCCCTTCATTCCGATATCATGTTCCTCATTTGCGTTCCGATGAACCCATGTATTTTCAGACCCGTCTCTCTGGCCTGGAATCGCAGTGGAGTGAACCGACCCACCTGACGACACGCTCATTTCCAGGTCTCAAGGACGGTCGCTTCTCCTTTGAGGTTCGGACCGTCAATGGACTGGGGCAGGTGTCCAATCCTGCAGTACTGCACTTTCGCGTACTTCCACCCTGGTACAAAACCGTCCCTGCCTTCGTTGGCTATGCACTCACATTGGTATTGTTTGGATTCATGCTCTTCTACATGCGTCTCAGAGAATCTCATAAACGGCGCATGGAACTTGAACTCAAGGTGAAGGAGCGAACGGCCGAGCTTGAGAAAGCCAATCGCGTCAAATCGGAATTTGTGGCCAACATGAGTCACGAAATTCGAAATCCGATGAATGGCATCATCAACAATGTGAGACTGCTTCGTCCTCATGAACCCGTCGATCCCACACTGCTGCAATCGCTGAGCTATTCGAGCGGATACCTCAATCGCCTGGTACGAAACATTCTCGATTTTTCAAAAATCGATTCTCAAAAACGCACCGTTAGCAAAGCATGGTTTGATCCCGAACCCCTTCGGGCAACCGTCAGCCACTTGTTCAACGACATGGCCAATCGCAGCCAAATTGCACTCATTGTTGCCTATTTTGCTCCTTCCCGCATTTCCATCTACTCCGACCAAAGTCGCATCGAACAGGTGCTCGTCAACCTTATCAGCAACGCCATTCGCTTCACTACGGAGGGTTCAGTCAGGGTAGGCATCCACATTCAGCAAGAAAATGAGACCGAAGCCATGCTGAGTCTCTGGATTCGTGATACGGGAACCGGGATTGCCCCGGAAGACCAGCAGCGCATCTTTGAACCGTTTGAACAAGGTTCGAGTGTCTCGCCAATGGGTCCTGCCGAAAAGGGAACGGGTCTGGGATTGGCAATCGTGAAGGACATCATTGCAACGCTCGGCGGCACACAGGAATTTGAAAGCCAGCTTGGAGAAGGAACCAGTTTCAAAATCAAAATTCCGGTGGCATTGCGAACTCAGGATGAAAATGAGTCCGTTTGGGCAGGGGACTCAGTTCGCCTGAAGGGTCGCTACCTCATCACCGACGACCAGGAATACAATGTCTCCATCTTTCAGGCGTTCATGCAGCAGTGGAATGCCAGTCTCGATGTGGCAAGCTGCGGAAGCGAAGCCTTTGAACTACTGAAGCAATACCGCTATGATGCGATTTTTCTCGATTGGAGTTTACCCGACTACAAGGGTCCTGAAATTGCAAAAATCATTCGTAACGGGAGTTTTCCGCTCAATACCGAAACCCCACTCATTGCCCAGACAGCCTATACCAGTGATTCGCAAAAGGAAGTCTGTCGAATGGCTGGCATGAACGCTTTCATCGAAAAACCATTCAGTCCGGAAAAAATCCTCAGTGAACTCACCCAACTCGTGCCCGACAGAGTTGTCATCGTGCCAACCGATCCGACAGCCTCCAAAGGAAACAAAGATTCCAACGAAGGTCGGGGGAGAAATGACATGAACCTCGAAACCAGCCGCATGATGGCCATGCTGCACAAGAGAAGCCTTGAAGAGGAAGTTAAGATCGAAATCCTATCTCCTGTACAGCAGTTGATTCATGAGATTCACAACCATCACCGATCCCAAAATCTTTCATCCATGCGATCCGCTGTGCACGAGATCAAAAACCTGCTCGGTATCCTGCAGGCACATCGCTCGGTGACCTACTTTGGAGAATTTCAAGATGCCATAGATCGTGGTTCTGAAGCTACCGTTCAACGTTATCTTGACCGCTTGCCGCTCGAACAATCCTGGCTGCAACAATGCGTTGAGGCCTATCTCGCCTTTGAATCTGGATTTAGTCTATCACTGCCTGGAACACTCACCGCCCACCGGGATGCATCGCATGCAGACGTTTCATCCTCTCCAGCTGAGCAGGATTAA
- a CDS encoding NfeD family protein codes for MNLHLPEIWILIGFVCILLEFILPGAVIVFFGTSAILTGLMLKFGLPTTGGLPFWIFMALSAGQIWFLRKHVKSWFTGSSIGADEQAVEEFLGKPATVIRGFENGRDNGIVEFKGSNWEAVSGDTLLPGDRVVIARQEGLTLYVSKK; via the coding sequence ATGAATCTTCATCTCCCTGAAATATGGATCCTTATTGGATTCGTTTGCATCCTGTTGGAGTTTATTCTTCCGGGTGCGGTTATTGTTTTTTTCGGCACCTCGGCAATTCTTACCGGGTTGATGCTCAAGTTTGGCCTTCCGACAACAGGTGGCCTTCCCTTCTGGATTTTTATGGCACTTTCTGCTGGGCAGATATGGTTCCTTCGAAAGCACGTAAAATCTTGGTTCACGGGTTCGAGCATTGGTGCAGATGAGCAAGCCGTTGAAGAGTTTCTCGGAAAACCTGCAACTGTCATTCGAGGCTTCGAAAACGGAAGGGATAACGGGATCGTAGAGTTTAAAGGTTCGAACTGGGAAGCGGTTTCGGGCGATACACTGCTTCCCGGTGACCGAGTGGTGATTGCCCGGCAGGAGGGGCTTACCCTTTACGTGAGCAAAAAGTAA
- a CDS encoding stomatin-like protein, with amino-acid sequence MGTSTLLTLGVLFIFVITVFKTARVVPQRQQFVVERLGKYSRTLDAGFHFLIPFLDKVAYKHSLKERAIDVPSQQCITKDNISVEVDGILYMQIMDAKAASYGIENYEFGASQLAQTTLRSEIGKIELDRTFEERETINAQVVEAVDKASNPWGVKILRYEIKDIVPPVSVKDALEKQMRAERERRAVVAQSEGERQAKINVSEGMKQETINISEADKMRQINEAEGQAREIELIATATAQGLRMVAEALNSPGGLEAMNLRVAEQYVREFGKLAQTTNTLILPQSMSDVGSFVAAVTKTLEATKKPNPAT; translated from the coding sequence ATGGGCACTTCAACTCTATTGACCCTGGGGGTCTTGTTCATCTTCGTCATCACCGTCTTCAAAACAGCAAGGGTGGTGCCGCAACGCCAACAGTTTGTTGTCGAGCGACTTGGGAAATATTCCCGAACCCTGGATGCAGGATTTCATTTTCTGATTCCGTTTCTGGACAAGGTGGCTTACAAGCACTCGCTCAAGGAACGGGCGATTGATGTTCCCTCACAGCAATGCATCACCAAGGATAATATTTCAGTCGAAGTGGATGGCATTCTTTACATGCAAATCATGGATGCCAAAGCTGCGAGCTACGGTATCGAAAACTATGAGTTCGGTGCGTCCCAGCTCGCCCAGACTACACTGCGTTCTGAAATCGGAAAAATCGAATTGGACCGCACGTTCGAGGAGCGGGAAACGATCAACGCACAGGTGGTGGAAGCTGTAGACAAGGCGTCAAATCCATGGGGCGTTAAAATCCTGCGTTACGAGATTAAGGATATTGTGCCTCCCGTTTCTGTGAAGGACGCCCTGGAAAAGCAAATGCGTGCCGAACGGGAACGCCGGGCTGTTGTCGCTCAGTCGGAAGGCGAACGCCAGGCAAAGATCAACGTGTCGGAAGGCATGAAGCAGGAAACCATTAACATTTCCGAGGCCGATAAAATGCGTCAAATCAATGAGGCCGAGGGTCAGGCACGTGAGATTGAATTGATCGCAACGGCTACCGCTCAAGGTCTGCGCATGGTGGCGGAAGCGCTCAACAGTCCTGGAGGTCTGGAAGCCATGAACTTGCGGGTTGCTGAGCAGTATGTGCGGGAGTTTGGAAAGCTCGCTCAAACTACCAACACGCTCATCCTGCC
- a CDS encoding LptF/LptG family permease, giving the protein MGKRIQRYIFAEWLKVFGIASALILGLLVVQEVYNRLDALLTRGATTVEILLSFAYALPLYLPSIVPMMLLLSILFCVSSLHRKNEIIAMKAAGISLWTITTPLIAAAGLCALMIFALNSVVIPWSVRAQESLRQEFLLRGLNEGDVQIPDKDRRILNLGSLNFRENRLWLIGVFFPIEGFAEDVTVYDIDPESGRERYRVRAASARFDMAAGHWVFRNGHELFYDGESDEPYRNRAFEVLEKPAYTDPPGLMLTLRKKPRDLSLVELGDLIKAHEGHENSEIRPYQIRFYRILASPFVCFLVVTFGVPFAAAGVRTNPMIGISKAISMFMVFFLVSNVSTVMGEGGLIAPIAAALIPLVLIGVISSRIFVKAL; this is encoded by the coding sequence ATGGGGAAACGAATCCAGCGGTACATCTTTGCAGAGTGGCTGAAGGTGTTTGGCATCGCCTCGGCATTGATTCTGGGACTGCTTGTCGTGCAGGAGGTTTACAATCGCCTGGATGCCTTGCTGACGCGTGGGGCGACGACAGTTGAGATTTTGCTGAGCTTTGCCTACGCACTACCGCTGTATTTGCCGTCCATTGTTCCGATGATGTTGCTGCTTTCCATACTGTTCTGCGTGAGTTCGCTGCACCGTAAAAACGAAATCATTGCGATGAAGGCGGCCGGAATCAGTCTTTGGACGATCACGACGCCTCTGATCGCAGCGGCAGGGTTGTGCGCCCTCATGATTTTTGCGTTGAACAGTGTGGTCATTCCCTGGAGTGTGCGGGCACAGGAATCCCTGCGGCAGGAATTTCTGTTGCGAGGGTTGAATGAGGGGGATGTGCAGATTCCCGACAAAGACCGCAGGATCTTGAACCTGGGATCGCTGAACTTTCGGGAGAATCGGCTTTGGTTGATCGGTGTGTTTTTTCCGATTGAAGGATTTGCCGAAGACGTGACGGTGTATGATATCGATCCAGAGTCCGGGAGGGAACGCTATCGGGTTCGTGCTGCGTCCGCTCGGTTTGATATGGCAGCGGGACATTGGGTTTTTCGTAACGGGCACGAGTTGTTCTACGATGGAGAAAGCGATGAACCCTACCGAAATCGTGCCTTCGAAGTCCTTGAGAAACCAGCCTACACAGATCCTCCCGGATTGATGCTGACGCTGCGCAAGAAACCGCGTGATCTTTCCCTTGTGGAGCTTGGAGACTTGATCAAGGCCCACGAAGGGCATGAAAACTCGGAAATCCGTCCCTACCAGATTCGGTTCTACCGCATCCTGGCATCACCTTTTGTATGTTTTCTGGTGGTTACCTTTGGAGTCCCATTTGCGGCTGCCGGAGTTCGCACAAACCCGATGATAGGCATTTCCAAGGCAATCAGCATGTTCATGGTGTTTTTCCTGGTTTCCAATGTCTCAACTGTGATGGGGGAAGGCGGGCTGATCGCACCTATTGCGGCTGCACTGATACCGTTGGTTTTGATCGGGGTAATTTCATCCCGAATTTTTGTGAAAGCCCTTTAG
- a CDS encoding response regulator transcription factor, producing MTSNVLEIAIIEDQKLFQELLTHVVTSVFGYKVVGVAGDGIHALRLCRESNPGLVLLDICIPQTSGLVVAEILKAENPEVKILAVSSESDPVTIHRAFKIGFQGFLDKSTQTLETLTEAIHKVSTGGTYFSSSILKIRDRLLEEPMSFQKILSPREQEVLALIGGCYSDQEIGNLVGLSPSTVQTHRKNIMGKIGVHSTPELIRYALDNGFWKPHEERLNH from the coding sequence GTGACTAGCAACGTTTTAGAAATCGCCATCATCGAAGATCAGAAGCTGTTCCAGGAGCTTCTGACGCACGTGGTAACTTCGGTTTTTGGGTATAAGGTGGTTGGTGTTGCAGGTGACGGTATCCACGCTCTTCGACTTTGTCGGGAAAGCAATCCGGGGTTGGTTCTGCTGGATATCTGCATTCCGCAGACCTCGGGTTTGGTCGTTGCTGAGATTCTCAAAGCCGAAAATCCGGAGGTCAAAATTCTTGCGGTTTCATCCGAAAGTGACCCGGTGACCATTCATCGGGCGTTCAAGATTGGGTTCCAGGGCTTTTTGGATAAGAGCACTCAGACCTTGGAAACCTTGACGGAAGCGATCCACAAAGTCTCAACAGGGGGCACGTATTTCAGTTCGTCAATTCTGAAAATCCGGGACCGTTTGCTCGAAGAGCCGATGTCATTTCAGAAAATTCTCAGCCCTCGTGAACAGGAAGTTTTAGCACTGATCGGAGGATGTTATTCGGATCAGGAAATTGGTAACCTGGTTGGACTTAGCCCCAGCACAGTGCAAACCCATCGAAAGAACATCATGGGCAAGATTGGTGTGCACAGCACTCCTGAGTTGATTCGCTATGCACTCGACAATGGGTTCTGGAAACCCCACGAAGAGAGATTGAATCATTAA
- a CDS encoding iron-containing alcohol dehydrogenase, protein MQNFVFHNPTRIVLGRHTIPKLRKLIPSGSRVMLAYGHGSIKQNGVYDQITQALNGFETIEFSGIDPNPKYEQLLPGLELIQKHRIQFILAAGGGSVIDAVKWLAAAALYEGDPWDILTGQYSVKEALPIGTVLTLPGTGSEANGNAVISRIEPLAKRSFYSPAVFPRFSILDPETTFSLPKHQIANGVADAFTHVVEQYLTYPVGGHLQDRLAEAVFHTLIEQGVQAVESTDYEIRANFMWACTLALNTLLSMGVPGDWASHQIGHELTALHGLDHARTLAIVLPSLLREQKDSKREKLLQFGDRIWGIRSGSESERIEQTIQAVEKFFRSLGIGVRFSEYDLDARTTPQEVANRLRSQGSTAIGEHNDITPDKVQRILEAAA, encoded by the coding sequence ATGCAGAACTTTGTTTTCCACAACCCAACCCGCATCGTATTGGGTCGCCACACGATTCCAAAGCTCCGTAAACTGATCCCCTCAGGTTCCAGAGTGATGCTTGCCTACGGGCACGGCAGCATCAAACAAAACGGGGTCTATGATCAAATCACACAGGCCCTAAATGGATTCGAAACCATCGAATTCTCAGGCATCGACCCCAATCCGAAATATGAGCAATTGCTTCCCGGACTCGAATTGATTCAAAAACACCGAATTCAATTCATCCTTGCAGCAGGAGGGGGTTCCGTAATCGATGCCGTCAAATGGCTGGCTGCCGCGGCCCTGTATGAAGGAGACCCTTGGGACATTCTGACAGGGCAATACAGTGTAAAGGAAGCCCTTCCGATTGGCACGGTTCTCACTCTGCCCGGCACGGGATCGGAAGCCAATGGCAATGCAGTGATCAGTCGTATCGAACCGCTTGCCAAGCGCTCATTCTACTCACCTGCAGTCTTTCCCAGGTTCTCCATACTCGATCCCGAAACGACCTTTAGCCTCCCGAAACACCAGATTGCAAACGGAGTTGCCGACGCATTCACCCATGTCGTCGAGCAGTATTTAACCTACCCCGTCGGAGGACATCTCCAGGACCGCCTTGCAGAAGCCGTCTTTCACACGCTTATCGAACAGGGAGTCCAGGCTGTGGAGAGCACGGACTACGAGATTCGGGCCAATTTCATGTGGGCGTGCACCCTCGCTCTCAATACCCTGCTATCCATGGGGGTTCCTGGAGATTGGGCATCCCACCAAATCGGACACGAACTCACGGCACTGCACGGACTCGACCATGCGCGGACCCTCGCCATCGTGCTACCCAGTCTGTTACGGGAACAGAAAGACTCAAAAAGAGAAAAATTGCTCCAGTTCGGAGATCGCATTTGGGGAATCCGCAGCGGAAGCGAATCCGAACGAATCGAACAGACGATTCAGGCCGTGGAGAAGTTCTTTCGTTCACTCGGCATCGGGGTCCGCTTTTCCGAATACGACTTGGACGCGCGAACGACTCCACAAGAGGTGGCCAATCGGCTTCGATCACAAGGCAGCACTGCCATCGGCGAGCACAACGATATCACACCCGACAAGGTCCAGCGCATTCTCGAAGCAGCGGCATAG